From the Actinomycetota bacterium genome, one window contains:
- a CDS encoding peptide chain release factor 3, whose translation MTSSATSPPVLDAARAAARRRTFAIISHPDAGKTTLTEKFLLYSGAIHQAGAVRSRKVQRAATSDWMALEQQRGISISSAVVRFDHRGVTFNLLDTPGHRDFSEDTYRVLSAVDAAVMVLDAAKGVEPQTRKLFEVCRRRGAPLLTFVNKMDRPSLDPLAVLDDIEAQIGLEAVPVTWPVKSRGQFHGVVDRRDRVLHRFARTAHGSTKAPERQEPWDGQDDPEGGVDEQLALLDAVYDPVDVAGFRDGRSTPVFFGSALSNFGVRLLLDALVDLAPAPQPRADVAGDPRPLDAPFSAYVFKVQANMDPRHRDRIAFLRICSGRFERGMTASCARTGQPFAMRYAHEVSGQDRETADVAWPGDVIGLVNASDLTIGDTLYVDEPVAFPSPPTFAPEHFRRIRPTDRSRYKQFRRGLSELDEEGVIQVLRDPELGDQAPLLAAVGVLQFDVTTWRLEHEFGASAELHHVDYQLARRTDPAGARALRDARAADIYYRSDGTPIALFRNRFALERLEREHPDLTLDTIVTL comes from the coding sequence GTGACCTCGTCGGCCACGTCGCCCCCTGTCCTGGATGCTGCACGCGCAGCTGCGCGGCGTCGCACGTTCGCGATCATCTCGCACCCGGATGCGGGCAAGACGACCCTGACGGAGAAGTTCCTGCTGTACTCGGGTGCGATCCACCAGGCCGGGGCGGTGCGGTCGAGGAAGGTCCAGCGGGCCGCGACGTCGGACTGGATGGCGTTGGAGCAGCAGCGTGGCATCTCGATCAGCTCGGCGGTGGTGCGCTTCGACCACCGTGGAGTGACGTTCAACCTGCTGGACACGCCCGGGCACCGCGACTTCTCGGAGGACACCTACCGGGTGCTGTCCGCGGTGGACGCGGCGGTGATGGTGCTCGACGCCGCCAAGGGCGTCGAACCGCAGACGCGGAAACTGTTCGAGGTGTGCCGGCGGCGCGGCGCGCCGCTGCTGACGTTCGTGAACAAGATGGACCGCCCGTCGCTGGACCCGCTCGCGGTCCTCGACGACATCGAAGCGCAGATCGGCCTGGAAGCGGTCCCGGTCACCTGGCCGGTGAAGTCCCGCGGACAGTTCCACGGGGTCGTCGACCGGCGTGACCGGGTCCTGCATCGGTTCGCTCGGACCGCCCACGGGTCCACCAAGGCCCCGGAACGCCAGGAGCCGTGGGACGGGCAGGACGATCCGGAGGGAGGCGTCGACGAGCAGCTGGCGTTGCTGGACGCGGTGTACGACCCGGTCGACGTCGCCGGCTTCCGGGACGGACGATCGACGCCGGTGTTCTTCGGGTCGGCGCTGTCCAACTTCGGGGTGCGGCTCCTGCTGGACGCGCTGGTGGACCTGGCTCCCGCCCCGCAGCCGCGTGCGGACGTCGCCGGCGATCCACGCCCGTTGGACGCCCCCTTCTCGGCGTACGTGTTCAAGGTGCAGGCCAACATGGACCCGCGCCACCGTGACCGCATCGCGTTCCTGCGGATCTGCTCGGGACGGTTCGAACGAGGCATGACCGCGAGCTGCGCGCGGACCGGGCAGCCGTTCGCGATGCGCTACGCCCACGAGGTGTCCGGCCAGGACCGCGAGACCGCCGACGTGGCCTGGCCCGGCGACGTGATCGGGCTCGTCAACGCCTCGGACCTGACGATCGGCGACACCCTCTACGTCGACGAACCGGTCGCGTTCCCGTCCCCGCCGACGTTCGCGCCGGAGCACTTCCGCCGCATCCGTCCCACCGACCGGTCCCGCTACAAGCAGTTCCGCCGCGGCCTGTCCGAGCTCGACGAGGAGGGCGTCATCCAGGTGCTCCGCGATCCCGAGCTCGGCGACCAGGCGCCCTTGCTGGCCGCGGTCGGGGTGCTGCAGTTCGACGTCACCACCTGGCGGCTCGAGCACGAGTTCGGCGCCTCCGCCGAGCTCCACCACGTCGACTACCAGCTGGCCCGCCGCACCGACCCCGCGGGCGCCAGGGCCCTGCGCGACGCCCGCGCCGCCGACATCTACTACCGCTCCGACGGCACCCCGATCGCGCTGTTCCGCAACCGGTTCGCGCTCGAACGGCTCGAACGCGAGCACCCCGACCTGACCCTGGACACCATCGTCACCCTGTGA